From Pseudarthrobacter equi, a single genomic window includes:
- a CDS encoding ATP-dependent 6-phosphofructokinase, protein MRRLGILTSGGDCPGVNAVIRGAVLAGEIVHGCGFMGFRDGWRGLLEQDVVPLPRHSVRGISRRGGTILGTSRTNPLSHGGVDRVRAGFRRNGLDGLIAIGGEGTLAAARELCSQGLQVIGVPKTIDNDLGATDYTFGFDSAVQTATEAIDRLRTTGESHHRCMVAEVMGRNAGWIALHAGMAAGAHAILIPEHPVTLDQVAAWVMSAHGRGRAPLVVVAEAFTPTGQAAPYAPRGLDTFGRPRLGGIGRLLEEELQLMTGLETRATVLGHIQRGGEPTAYDRVLATRLGIAAVDAAANGRWGTMVALRGTDIVPVGLEEALGTLKLVPEERYLEAAVLFG, encoded by the coding sequence ATGAGGCGCCTCGGCATCCTCACCAGTGGAGGCGACTGTCCGGGCGTGAATGCCGTGATCCGCGGGGCTGTGCTCGCCGGAGAAATCGTCCACGGCTGCGGGTTCATGGGGTTCAGGGACGGCTGGCGGGGACTCCTGGAACAGGACGTAGTGCCCCTGCCCCGGCACAGCGTCCGCGGCATCTCGCGCCGGGGCGGCACAATCCTCGGAACGTCCCGGACCAACCCGCTTAGCCACGGTGGGGTGGACCGTGTCCGGGCAGGGTTCCGGCGCAACGGCCTGGACGGGCTCATTGCCATCGGCGGCGAGGGAACCCTGGCCGCCGCCAGGGAACTGTGCAGCCAGGGACTGCAGGTCATTGGCGTCCCCAAAACCATCGACAACGATCTCGGCGCCACTGATTACACCTTCGGCTTCGACTCGGCGGTCCAGACGGCAACGGAAGCCATCGACAGGCTGCGGACCACCGGGGAATCGCACCACCGGTGCATGGTGGCGGAGGTGATGGGACGCAACGCCGGATGGATTGCCTTGCACGCCGGCATGGCCGCCGGCGCCCATGCCATCCTGATCCCGGAACATCCCGTGACGCTGGACCAGGTTGCCGCCTGGGTTATGTCCGCCCACGGCCGCGGGCGGGCACCGTTGGTGGTTGTAGCCGAGGCGTTCACCCCCACCGGACAGGCGGCACCGTACGCTCCCCGTGGCCTGGACACGTTCGGCCGGCCCCGGCTCGGAGGTATCGGGCGCCTGCTTGAAGAGGAACTGCAGCTCATGACCGGCCTCGAGACCCGGGCCACCGTCCTCGGACACATCCAGCGCGGCGGCGAGCCGACTGCCTACGACAGGGTGCTCGCCACCAGGCTGGGCATCGCCGCCGTGGACGCTGCGGCCAACGGCAGGTGGGGGACCATGGTGGCCCTGCGGGGCACAGACATTGTGCCCGTGGGGCTGGAGGAGGCCCTCGGAACACTGAAGCTGGTACCCGAGGAACGGTACCTGGAGGCAGCTGTCCTGTTCGGCTGA